In Streptomyces sannanensis, the DNA window GTCACTCCGGCGTCCGGAAGCGTGCCGGCCTCGCGGTGGGCCTGAATGAAGTTCTGTGCACCACGGGCCTTGAAGGAGCCTGTGTGCTGCATGTACTCCAGTGCCAGCCACACCTGGGGTTCGTCGGACGGGGCGAGGGTGACGGGGCGAATCCGGCCGGAGATCCGGTCGGCCGCCGCCTTGATGTCGCCGTAGCTGAGCTGCTGGGTCATGCCGCCTCCGACGGGTGCAGGTGCCTTCACCGCGACGATACGTCGTACGTCGGGCAGTCGACCCGGACCCGGCTCATGTCCACCGTGCTTGTCCTCGCGCGCGGCCGGTGCGGGGGCGAGCCCAACACCACCGCCGTCGAAGGCCGGCCCCCGACGCCCACGGCAAGTGGTCTATACCTCAGCTCGAATTTCCGGTATACGTCCTTCCGACCCCGATCGAAAGGACGTTGGAGTGAGCATGAACGGACATGCAGCTCAACTGATCAGAGGGGTGACGCACGGGGTGTTCGTGTCCCTTCTCAAAGTGCCGTCCGCAATGGCCGAACCCGTCCGGACCACGGAGAACTCATGAGAAATCGCAAAATCACTCCCAGAGCCTGCCTCGCGCTGGCCGCGGCCCTCGGGATCGGGGCGCTCCTGCCCGTACCCGCGGCTCATTCCGCCTCCGCTCCGAAAGCGCCCGTTCCCGCGGTGTCGCCGACCCCGCAGTCGCTCGTCGGCAGCGGTCGCGCCGCCGTCGTCACCGGACGGGTGCTCGTCGTCGCCGACGACCGGACCGACCCCGCGGCTCGCGACCGCCTCGTCCGGGAGCTCAAGGCGCACGGCGCCGACCGGGTGGACATCGTCGCCCCCGACGTGATTCCCGCGGCCGCGGCCGGCCTGCTCACGGTGCGCCTCGGCCCGGCGGCACGCCCGGACATCTCGCGAGCGCTCGGCCGCACGGCCGTTCCGGACAGGACCGAGGGATACGCGCTGCGGGTCTCGGTCGGCAAATCGCACGCGGAGATCGCTCTCGGCGGCAGGGACGCCGCAGGCCAGTTCTACGCGGTGCAGACGCTGCGCCAGTTGTTCGTCCCGTCCGGCGGCGGCTGGAAGGTGGCGGGCGCACAGGTCAGAGACTTCCCGTCCATGCCTCTGCGCGGCACCATCGAAGGCTTCTACGGCGCGCCGTGGACGCACGCCGACCGCCTCGACCAGATGGACTTCTACGGCGACGTCAAGGCCAACACCTATGTGTACGCGCCCAAGGACGATCCCTACCACCGCGACAAGTGGCGCGACCCCTACCCGGCGGACAAGCTGGCCCAGCTGGGCGAGCTGGTGGCACGGGCCGGCGCCAACCATGTGCACTTCACGTTCGCCGTCTCCCCGGGCGGTTCGATCTGCTACTCCGACGCCGCGGACCGCAAGGCCCTCAAGGAGAAGCTCCAGGCGCTCTACGACCTGGGCACCCGGTCCTTCTCCATCCCGCTGGACGACATCAGCTACACCCGGTGGAACTGCGCGGCGGACCAGGCGGCGTTCGGCGCGCCCGGCCGTGCCGCGGCGGCGAGGGCCCAGGTCGACTTGCTCAACGACCTGCAGCGGAACTTCGTCGCCACCCACGAAGGCACCCAGCCGCTGCAGATGGTGCCCACGGAGTACGGCGATCTGACCGACACCGCCTACAAGCAGACCATGCGGGCCACCCTCGATCCCGCGGTCGTGGTGATGTGGACCGGCACCGACACCGTCCCGCCGGAGATCACCAACGCGCAGGCCGACAAGGTGTCCGCGCTGTTCGGGCGCAAGGTCTTCGTCTGGGACAACTACCCGGTCAACGACTTCGGCAACACCAGCGGGCGACTGCTGCTCGCGCCGTACGACAAGCGCGAGGCCGGTCTCTCGGCACACCTGTCCGGCATCGTGGCCAATCCCATGAACCAGCCGTACGCGAGCAAGGTCGCGGTCTTCGGCACCGCGGACTTCACCTGGAACGACAAGGCGTACGACGCGAAGACGAGTTGGCCGCGCGCGATGGCCTATCTCGCCGACGGCGACCGGGCGGCCACCGAGGCGCTGCTCGTCTTCGGCGACCTGGAGCACCTGGCCCCGACCTTCGGCAGCACCCCCTGGCAGCCCCAGGCGCCCGGACTCACGGCACGCGTGGCCGAGTTCTGGCGGGCGTGGGACGACGGGCGACGCGCCGACGCGCTCACCGCGCTGCGCACATACGCGAACGCCATCGCCGCCGCCCCGGCCACCATTCGCGGCGGAGCGGTGGACAAAGGGTTCACCGACGACGCCGCACCCTGGCTGAGCGCCACCGAGCTGTGGGGCAAGGCCATGGTCAGCATGCTCGACGCGTTCGACGCCCGGCAGGCCGGGGACAAGACCAAGGCCGAAGCGCTGCTCGCCGATTCGCGGGACCTGCAGCAGCAGGCCCGCGCCGTCCGGGTCACTCCGCCGCGCAACACCTGGGGCTCGGTCCAGCCCAAGGTCGGCGACGGTGTCCTCGACGTCTTCCTGGTCCAGGCCGACGTCCGGCTCCAGCTGTGGGACGTCGCCGGCGGCGGCAAGAACCTCGCCCTGGACGGCACGGCGACCGCGTCCAGCGTGGAGCAGGGCCTCGACCGGCTCGCCGCTCGGCATGTCAACGACGGTCTGATGGGCACCCGCTGGGCTTCCGGCTACTCCGACGGCGAATGGGTGCAGGTCGAGCTTGCCGCGCCGGCGAAGGTCGCGGCAGTGACCCTCGCCTGGGAGAACGCCTGTGCGACGGAGTACAAGATCCAGACCTCCGCCGACGGCACCGACTGGACAACCGTCTCCACCCAGCGCCCGGACGCGTGCGGTAACGACGTCGTCCGGCTCACCGCGGACGAGGCCGTGCGGTACGTCCGTATGCAGGGCGTACAGCGGAAGACGACGTGGGGGTACTCGATCTACGAGATGGGCGTCTACGGATCCCCCGTGTCCTGACCCGGGTCGGACGGGGGGAGAGGGGGGCCGGGGTATCCGGCCCTCGGGTGGATCACGGGCGGGGGCTGCCGGCGGCCGCCCCCGCCCTGTCGGTCGGATTATGGCCGACCGCCTCGTCACCGGTGGAGTGGACACGGTCTCGCCCGGCCTCATGCGCGGAAACGCCCTGAAACATGACAGCAGCGTGCCGGCCGTGGGAGTCCGCGTGTGCGGCGGGTGCCCCGCCGGGGGCCAGGCCGTGCACGGCCGGCAGACCGGTCAGTACGGCCAGTACCGCCGACGCCCGGCCGGGCGGTGGCTGCTGTCGGCGGTACCGTCCGCCCGAAGGGAGGCGTGCCGCGGCACCGGCCGCCGGGCCCCTTCAGTGCTGGAGCGCGGTCTTGAAGGCCACGATGACCAGCCCCAGGAGAAGGTTGACCGCACCGGTCGCCAGAATCAGACGGCGTGACGCACCGGCATGGACGACGGCGGCGGTCGCCCAGCCGACCTGCTCGGCCACGGCGACGATGAGCCCCAGCCATACCGTTCCGGACGGTCCCAGCTCCAGCAGCGGGCTGATTGCCACGGCAGCGGCCGGCGGGATGGCGGCCTTGATGATCGGCGACTCGTGGACGCAGACCGCGCGGACCTCGCGCCGGCTCAGGGGCCGGTGCCTCAGCCGGTCCCCGACGAGGCCGGTGTAGACGTGTGTGGCCCAGAAGACCACGCCGGTGATGAGCAGAAGGACAACGAGCTGGATCCGGGGGAGCGGGCCGCCGGGTGTCCCGGTCCCGGCCACCACGGAAGCGGCGAGGAGCGAGCCGTAGACTGCGCCGGCATAGTTGGTCCGGGCCGCACCGCGCTGCAGCTCGGCTTGCTCGTCGTCCGGGCTGCCGGGCGGGGGAGTGCGACGTCTCACGCCTCCATGATCGGCGGGCCGAGCGAGTACCGCGCGTCCGGATGAGCCGTCCAGTACGGTGACGCGGGGGAGCCGTCAGACGCTGACGAGGCAGAACTCGTTGCCCGCGGGTCGAGCATGGCCTGGAAGCTCCCCCCGGTCATCGGTGACGGTGCCGCGCCGAGGCGACGGCCTCGGAAACGCTCCTGCGCGAGAACGAGGACCGCCGTACGAGACCGTCCCGGACGCGCACCGGACGAGAGTGAACCGTTGCCCGGCCGTGTGCCCCTGCGCATACTGAGGCCGGACCGATTCCGTATGGGGGATTCTTCATGGCTGAGAGCACCAGCGCGCACACGGGTACGACCGTTATCGAGGACAGGGTCGACGGGCCCATGGTGCGAGTGGAGAACCTGCACCGTTCCTACGGCTCGGGGGCCGCCGCCGTACACGCGCTGCGTGGCGTCTCCTTCGACGTCGCACGCGGTGAACTGGTCGCCCTCAAGGGCAGGTCGGGTTCCGGAAAGACGACGCTCCTCAATCTGGTGGGCGGGCTCGACACGCCGGACGAAGGGCGCGTCACCGTCGACGGCACCGATCTGGCCGGCCTCGACGAGGACGGCATCCTGGCGCTGCGCCGGGACCGGATCGGCTTCGTCTTCCAGTCCTTCGGGCTGATCCCGATCCTGACCGCCGCCGAGAACGTCGGCGTGCCGATGAGGCTGCGCAAGGTCGACTCGCGCGAGCGCGAGGAGCGCGTCGAGCTGCTGCTCGCCCTGGTCGGTCTCGCCGACCACGCGGAGCAGCGGCCCGGCGAGCTGTCCGGCGGCCAGCAGCAGCGTGTCGCCATTGCCCGCGCGCTCGCGAACCGGCCGGCCCTGTTGATCGCCGACGAGCCGACGGGGCAGCTGGACGCGGAGACCGGGCTCGCGGTGATGGAGTTGCTGCGGGCCGTGGTGCGGAGCGAGGGTGTGACGGCACTGATAGCCACGCACGACGCCCAACTGCTGGGCCTGGCCGACCGGGTGCTCGAACTCCACGACGGGCACATCGTCGAGCAGTCGTGAACCGCAATTCGGTGTTCTCGTACCGGAATTCGGTCACGATCTGATCAAGTCCCGTGTAAGTGAGGTTTCTTCGTAACGTCTCCTGTGTAAACATCGCGCTCCGAAAGGGCTTTCGGGGCGGGAGCCGGACAGACCAGAGGCAGACCAGGGGGAGACCGTTGACGGGGTTTCTGTTTCTCCGTGCACGCGGACACCGTCTGCTGCTCACGGCCGCACTGCTCGCGGTCCTGCTGACCACGACCGTACTGGCCACCCTCGCCGCCTTCGCCGGCTCCGTCGGGGACGCGAGCCTGCGTCATGCGTTGCAGACCAGGGACGCCGCGGCGGCTTCTCTGGTCGTCACCTCGGAGAATCCGGACGCGAACCGCGACGCGGAGACGCGGGCCGCCCGGCGTGGGGCGCAGCAGTCCTTCGACGGACTGCCGGTGACACTGCGGCAGTTCGACCGGTCCGGGCCGTACGCTCTGCCGCGCGCTCTCCAGCCGCCGGCAGCCCGCACGGGCGATCCGGATCTCACCGAGTTCGCCGTCGTCGACCGTTCGAAAGTCCGGCTGTCGGCGGGCGCCTGGCCCACCGCGGGCGCGCCTGACGTCGTCGAGGTCGCCGTGCCCGAGGCGGCCGCCAAGCAGCTGAAGCTCGCCCCGGGGGCGCGGGTGCTGCCCCTCGCGGACCGGCTCGGCGGTCCCCCGGTGCGCATACGCGTCACCGGCGTCTACCGCCCGGCCGACCGCAGCGATCCGTACTGGCTGCTGGACAAGCTGGGCGGGCGCGGTGTGCACAAGGACTCGTTCACCACGTACGGGCCGCTGCTCACCGACGCCTCGGTCATCGGCTCGGGCCGGGTCAGCAGGCGTGAGATCTCCTGGCTGGCCACCGCCGATTTCGGTACGTTCGGCGCCGACCGGATCAACGCGCTGCGCACGGCCGCGAAGAAGAGTCAGAAGTTCCTGGCCGCGCAGGACGAGCTGAAGGGCACGGTCACGGTCCGCACCTCGCTGCCCGATGTGCTCAGCCAGCTGGAGCGGGCGCTGCTGGTGGCCCGCGCGTCGCTGCTGATCGTCTCCTTGCAGCTGGCACTGCTCGCCGGGTACACGCTGCTGCTGGTGGCCCGGCTGCTGACCACCGAACGCGCGGGCGAGACACAGGTGTTGATGGCCCGTGGCGCCTCGCGGGGACGGATTGCCTCGCTCTCCGCACAGGAGGCGTTGCTGATCGCGCTGCCGGCCGCGCTGTGCGCGCCGCTGCTCGCCGGTCCGCTCACCCGGCTGCTGGCCGGACAGGGCGTGCCGGCCAGGATCGGGCTGCGCCTGGACACCGGCCCGACCATCGAGGTCTGGCTGGTCGGCGTGCTCGTGGCGCTGGCCTGCGCGGCGGCCGTGGCGGCCCCGGCTCTCACCGCGGCCCGGGCTGCGGCACGCGGCGGCCGTGCCCGTGCGCTGCCCGCCCCGCTGCGGGCCGGCGCCGATGTCGGACTCCTCGTCGTCGCCGCGGTGGCGTACTGGCAGCTGGACCGGCGCACCTCGGGCAGCGGCGCGCTCAGCGGCGACCGCGAGGGGCAACTGGGCATCGATCCGCTGCTCGTGGTGGCGCCCGCGCTGGCACTGCTCGCCGGTACGGTCCTCACCCTGCGGCTCCTGCCGCCGGCCGCGAAGCTCGCCGAGCGGCGCGCGGCCAGGGCACGCGGGCTGAGCGCCCCGTTGGCCGGCTGGCAACTCAGCCGCAGACCGCTGCGGGCCGCGGGGCCGGTGCTGCTGCTGGTGCTCGCCGTCGCGATGGGCATCCTGGCGATCGGGCAGGGCGCCTCCTGGAACCGCTCGCAGGACGACCAGGCGGACTTCCGGTCGGGTGCCCCGGTCCGCGTACTGGGCAGCAGTACCGCCCCGTTCGGGCAGGGCGGGGTGTACGACGGGATGCCCGGCCTCAAGGCCGCGGCACCGGCCGCGCGCGCCACCTTCGCCGTCTCGGGCGGGCGCCAGGCCACCGTGCTGGCGCTCGACACCTCACTCGCCGGACCGGAACTGCGGATGCGCGACGATCTGGCGGACGGCGACCCGAAGCGGCTGCTCACGGCCCTGCAACCGCGGAAGACCGCCCGCGCCGGGGTACTGCTGCCCGACGACACCGAGCGCCTCGTACTGGACATCACCCTTCACGGCGCCGGCGCTGAAGACGGCCCGTTCGGCGAATCGGGCACGAACGTCACCGTCGTCGTCGAGGACCGCTTTGGAGTGCCCTACCGGCTGACGTTGGACACGCTTCAGTCGGATGGCGCGTCGCACCGGGTGACCGCGGACCTCGCCAAGGCCGCCGACGCCCCCGCGGGACGGCCCGCGGGTCCGCTGGCACTGACGGCGGTCGAGTTCGACGAGGCGGGCTATCCCCATCGAATCGTGCCCAGAAGGGTCACGATCGACGGGATAGGTACGATCGGCGCGGACGGCACCGCCCGGGCGGTGGCTCTGCCGAAGGGCCTGGACTGGAAGGCGAGGGCCACCTCGAGCACCGCGCCCGACCCGACACCACCCGCGGTCACCGCGGTACGCTCCTCGGCCCGTACACCGCTCGACGCCTCGTACCACATGGGCACGGCGGAGTACCAATGGGGATCCCAGCGCACGGTCACCGTCCGGGCCGAGGCCCCCCAGCCCGCGCCCGCCGTGCCGCCCGCGCTGGCGAACGGCCGCTTCCTCGAATCCATCGGCGCGAAGACCGGCTCCGTGATCGAGGTACCGATGCCCGGCGGCAACATCAAGGTGAGGATCGCAGGCGTCCTTAAGGACATCCCGACGACCGGCCCCGGCGTGCCAGGGCCCGGCCCGGCAGCCGATCCCAAGACCGACGGCGGCGCGCTGCTGCTCGACCTGCGAGCCGTGAACCGGTTGCTCGCCGCCCGCCCCGACTCCTCTCTCGCGCCCACCGAATGGTGGCTGTTCACCGAACCCGGTGCGGCGGACCGGCTTGTGACGGCACTGCGGGACAGGCCCGAGATCGACCCCACCCAGGTCCAGGTACGCGACGAGATCGCCGAGGAACTGCACAACGACCCGCTGGGCGCGGGCCCGCAGTCGGCCCTGATCGCGGTGGCCGTCGTCGCCGCCGCGCTGGCCGCGGCCGGCTTCGCGGTGAACACCATGGGGGCGCTGCGGGAGCGCTCGGCGGAGTTCGCGGTGCTCCGGGCGCTCGGCGCCTCGCGGCGTCGGCTGGCCCGGCTGCTGGCCGCCGAACAGTCGCTGCTCATCGGGGTCGCGCTGATGACCGGGCTTGCCCTCGGCACCCTTCTGACCCGGGCCGTCGTACCGCTGATCGTGCTGACCGGGCAGGCCACACAGCCGGTCCCGGGCGTACTGGTGGAACTGCCCGTCGGCCGGGTGGCCCTGCTGCTGGCGGGAGTCGCCGCCGGGCCCGTGCTCGTCGTGGCGGCGCTGGCGCTGCGCCGAGGCGATCCGGCGACAACGTTGCGCGTCCAGGGAGGCGAGTGAAATGAAGGCTGTCGCCCCCTGGGTCCGTACCCGGCTGCGTACCGCACCCGGGCCCGCCCTCGCGCTGATGCTGCTCGTCCTGGTCACCTCCTTCCTTGCCGCGGTCTTCCCGCGCGCGGTGGACGCGTACGAGGGCGAAGGCATGCGCCACGCCATGAGCAGTGCCTCGGCGGACCGCAGCGGCATACAGATGACCTATATGCCGCCCTTCGAGTATGCGGACGGCGCCCCGGCGGACGTGCGCGACCGCGAGCTGAAACCGCGGCGAATGGACGAGCGGTACCGCCGGATCCTGGCCGCGCTGCCGGAACCACTGCACGCCGACGCCGCACAGTCCGCGTACGGAGCGCGCACGGGTACTCCGCTACCGGCCACCGACAGCTGGCTGCCCCAACTCGACGGTGGCGGCCCGTGGTTCACCCTCAGCACCCAGGCGGGGCTCGCCGAGCACTCCACGCTCCACTCCGGACGGCTGCCCAAGGCCACGGACGGCGGCGTCGTGGAGGGCGCGGTCACCTCGGCCACCGCCAAGACCCTCGGCATCAAGGCCGGTTCGACCATCCATGTGGCACCGCCTGACGGTCAGGCCACTCTCGTCGTCAAGGTCACGGGCATCGTCGAACCGGTCCACCCCGAGCGGGCCTACTGGTCCGTCGAGCCGGTCCTGCGCACGCCCACGCACCTCTACACTGCGCCGCCGGTCCCTCAGCCCTACTGGCATGGTGCGCTGCTGCTGGCCCCTGAGGCGGCACCGAAGCTGCTGACGGTGTCCGCGGACGCCGAGGCGTACTGGCGCATCGCCGCCGACCCGGCCGGGCTCGGCGCCGGTGATCTGCCCCGGCTGAGGGAAGTGATCGCCTCCGTCGAAAGCGGACCGCTGCACGCCAAGCTGACCAGCGCGGTCTCGCCGCAAATGCAGATCGACTCCGGCCTGGACGACATCCTCCTCGACTTCGACGGCATCCTGTCCGCCATCAACCCGGTGGTCGCGGTCGCCGTCTTCGGGGTCGGCAGCGTCGCCGCCATCGTCCTGCTGATGTCAGGCGGCCTGGCCGCCGCACGCCGGCACAGCGAGCTGTCCCTGCTGCGCTCACGCGGCGGTTCGGTGCCCGGTATCGCCGGGCGACTGCTTGCCGAGGTCGCCGTTCCGGTGCTGCCCGCGGCGGCCCTCGGCTGCGCCCTCGCGTTCGTCCTCGTCCCCGACGGCCCGCCGCTGCCGTCGCTGCTGGCCTCGGCCGCGGTCGCGCTGGTCGCCTGCGCCGCGCTGCCGCTGCGGGCCGCGTACCTGCACCGACGGCCGCGGCTGCACGGCGAGCGCGACGACGTCGTACGGGCCAGGCCCTCGCGTCGCCGGACCGTCGCCGAACTCACGCTGCTGGTCCTGGCCATGGCCGCGGTCGTCGCGCTGCGCCGCCGGGGAACGGCGGGCGGCGAGGTGGACCAACTGGTCAGCGCCGCCCCGGTCCTGGTGGGCGGGATCGCCGCGCTGCTGCTCGTACGGCTCTATCCGCTTCCGCTGCGGCTCGCCGCGCTGCCGATGGCACGGTGGCGCGGTGCGATCGGCTTTCTCTCGCTGGCCCGGGCCGGGCGGTCTTCCGTCACCGCCGCGCTTCCGCTGCTCGCGTTGCTCGTGGCCCTGACGACGGCGGCGTTCGGTGGCTCGGTGCTCGCCGGGGTCGCCGACGCCCGCGACCGCGCGTCACTGGCCGCGGTGGGCGCCGATGCCCGGATCGAGGCGTCCGACGTGCTGCCGGACGGCCTCGCCGACGCGGTACGGAAGGTGCCCGGGGTGCGGGACGTGGCGCCCGTCCGCCGCGAGTTCGACCTGGACCTACGGGACGGCGTGAGCGAGAACGTCACACTGATCGCCGTCGACCCGGACTCGTACGCGCGACTCGCCCGCAGCACCGGCTTCGGCGCCTTCGGGGCCGGGCAGCTGAGGAAGAGCACCGGGCCGCTGCCGGCCCTTGCCTCCCCGGCGGTCGCCGAACGGCTGGGTGGCGGGGAGTCCTTGGTCGGCGCCGCGGGCACCCTGTTCAGCGTCCGGGTGGAAGCGGTGCGCGTCACCACACCGGCCGCCACCAGTGGTGACTTCCTCGTGGTCGACGCGGCGGGCCTGCCCGACCGCACCCCCACCACCCTGCTGGTGACCGGCCCCTCCGCATCCGGCGCCGAGCTGAAGGCCGCGGTCCGTACGGCGGGCGGCGGCGCCGGAGTGACACTGCGCTCCACGGCACGCGACGGCCTCACGGAGTCGCCGGTGCAGAGCGGCGCGGAACGCCTCTACACGGTGGCCGTCGCGGCAGCCGCCGGATACGCCGTGCTCGCCTTGCTGCTGTCGTTGCTGCAGGCCGCCCCGGAACGTACCGCGCTGCTGGGCCGGCTGCGCACCATGGGCCTGACCCGTCGGCAGGGGCGCCGCCTGCTGATCCTGGAGTCCCTGCCGCAGGCGCTGCTGGCCGCGGCGGGCGGAGCGCTGGTCGGCTGGGCGGCGATCCGGTTGCTCGCGCCGGGCATCGACCTGGGACGGCTGGCGCTGGCCGCGCAGGGGCGCCTCGCCGCGGCCGGCCCCGTGGAGTTGCGCGCCGACTCCTGGAGCCTGCTGCTGCCCGCGCTCGCCGTGGTGCTGATCGCGGTGGCCGTGGCCGCGGCGCAGGCCTGGGTGACCACCCGGCGTACGGTAACGTCCGAACTCAGGGCAGGAGACACACGATGACCGAGTCCTCCACGGGAACCACGCTCGGGGAACTCGAACGCCGCGCGGCGGCCCGGCGTGACCGCCCCGAGTACGGCCATGACGCGCTGATCACCTGTGACCGCCTGGTCCGTATCTTCTCCACGGACGGGGTCGAGGTGCAGGCCCTGCAGGGTCTCGATCTCCTCGTTCGCGAGGGCGAGTTGATGGCCCTGGTCGGTGCGTCCGGCAGCGGCAAGTCGACCCTGATGAACATCCTCGCGGGCCTGGACGAGCCGACGGCCGGCGCGGCCAAGGTGGCCGACTGCGATCTGCTGGCCATGAGCGGAAAGGAACGGCTGCGCTACCGGCGCGAGGTCGTCGGCTTCGTCTGGCAGCAGACGGCGCGCAATCTGCTGCCGTATCTCACGGCCGCGCAGAACGTGGCGCTGCCGATGCAGCTGCGCGGCCACGCCAAGAAGAAGGCCGAGAGGGCCGAGTCCCTGCTGTCCCTGCTCGACGTCGCCGACTGCCGCGACCGGCGTCCGCACCAGATGTCCGGCGGCCAGCAGCAGCGCGTGGCGATCGCGGTGGCGCTGGCCAACGAGCCGTCGGTGCTGCTCGCCGACGAGCCGACGGGCGAGCTCGACTCCAGGACGGCCGAGGAGATCTTC includes these proteins:
- a CDS encoding discoidin domain-containing protein, with the protein product MDGTATASSVEQGLDRLAARHVNDGLMGTRWASGYSDGEWVQVELAAPAKVAAVTLAWENACATEYKIQTSADGTDWTTVSTQRPDACGNDVVRLTADEAVRYVRMQGVQRKTTWGYSIYEMGVYGSPVS
- a CDS encoding ABC transporter ATP-binding protein, with protein sequence MAESTSAHTGTTVIEDRVDGPMVRVENLHRSYGSGAAAVHALRGVSFDVARGELVALKGRSGSGKTTLLNLVGGLDTPDEGRVTVDGTDLAGLDEDGILALRRDRIGFVFQSFGLIPILTAAENVGVPMRLRKVDSREREERVELLLALVGLADHAEQRPGELSGGQQQRVAIARALANRPALLIADEPTGQLDAETGLAVMELLRAVVRSEGVTALIATHDAQLLGLADRVLELHDGHIVEQS
- a CDS encoding ABC transporter permease — its product is MTGFLFLRARGHRLLLTAALLAVLLTTTVLATLAAFAGSVGDASLRHALQTRDAAAASLVVTSENPDANRDAETRAARRGAQQSFDGLPVTLRQFDRSGPYALPRALQPPAARTGDPDLTEFAVVDRSKVRLSAGAWPTAGAPDVVEVAVPEAAAKQLKLAPGARVLPLADRLGGPPVRIRVTGVYRPADRSDPYWLLDKLGGRGVHKDSFTTYGPLLTDASVIGSGRVSRREISWLATADFGTFGADRINALRTAAKKSQKFLAAQDELKGTVTVRTSLPDVLSQLERALLVARASLLIVSLQLALLAGYTLLLVARLLTTERAGETQVLMARGASRGRIASLSAQEALLIALPAALCAPLLAGPLTRLLAGQGVPARIGLRLDTGPTIEVWLVGVLVALACAAAVAAPALTAARAAARGGRARALPAPLRAGADVGLLVVAAVAYWQLDRRTSGSGALSGDREGQLGIDPLLVVAPALALLAGTVLTLRLLPPAAKLAERRAARARGLSAPLAGWQLSRRPLRAAGPVLLLVLAVAMGILAIGQGASWNRSQDDQADFRSGAPVRVLGSSTAPFGQGGVYDGMPGLKAAAPAARATFAVSGGRQATVLALDTSLAGPELRMRDDLADGDPKRLLTALQPRKTARAGVLLPDDTERLVLDITLHGAGAEDGPFGESGTNVTVVVEDRFGVPYRLTLDTLQSDGASHRVTADLAKAADAPAGRPAGPLALTAVEFDEAGYPHRIVPRRVTIDGIGTIGADGTARAVALPKGLDWKARATSSTAPDPTPPAVTAVRSSARTPLDASYHMGTAEYQWGSQRTVTVRAEAPQPAPAVPPALANGRFLESIGAKTGSVIEVPMPGGNIKVRIAGVLKDIPTTGPGVPGPGPAADPKTDGGALLLDLRAVNRLLAARPDSSLAPTEWWLFTEPGAADRLVTALRDRPEIDPTQVQVRDEIAEELHNDPLGAGPQSALIAVAVVAAALAAAGFAVNTMGALRERSAEFAVLRALGASRRRLARLLAAEQSLLIGVALMTGLALGTLLTRAVVPLIVLTGQATQPVPGVLVELPVGRVALLLAGVAAGPVLVVAALALRRGDPATTLRVQGGE
- a CDS encoding FtsX-like permease family protein: MKAVAPWVRTRLRTAPGPALALMLLVLVTSFLAAVFPRAVDAYEGEGMRHAMSSASADRSGIQMTYMPPFEYADGAPADVRDRELKPRRMDERYRRILAALPEPLHADAAQSAYGARTGTPLPATDSWLPQLDGGGPWFTLSTQAGLAEHSTLHSGRLPKATDGGVVEGAVTSATAKTLGIKAGSTIHVAPPDGQATLVVKVTGIVEPVHPERAYWSVEPVLRTPTHLYTAPPVPQPYWHGALLLAPEAAPKLLTVSADAEAYWRIAADPAGLGAGDLPRLREVIASVESGPLHAKLTSAVSPQMQIDSGLDDILLDFDGILSAINPVVAVAVFGVGSVAAIVLLMSGGLAAARRHSELSLLRSRGGSVPGIAGRLLAEVAVPVLPAAALGCALAFVLVPDGPPLPSLLASAAVALVACAALPLRAAYLHRRPRLHGERDDVVRARPSRRRTVAELTLLVLAMAAVVALRRRGTAGGEVDQLVSAAPVLVGGIAALLLVRLYPLPLRLAALPMARWRGAIGFLSLARAGRSSVTAALPLLALLVALTTAAFGGSVLAGVADARDRASLAAVGADARIEASDVLPDGLADAVRKVPGVRDVAPVRREFDLDLRDGVSENVTLIAVDPDSYARLARSTGFGAFGAGQLRKSTGPLPALASPAVAERLGGGESLVGAAGTLFSVRVEAVRVTTPAATSGDFLVVDAAGLPDRTPTTLLVTGPSASGAELKAAVRTAGGGAGVTLRSTARDGLTESPVQSGAERLYTVAVAAAAGYAVLALLLSLLQAAPERTALLGRLRTMGLTRRQGRRLLILESLPQALLAAAGGALVGWAAIRLLAPGIDLGRLALAAQGRLAAAGPVELRADSWSLLLPALAVVLIAVAVAAAQAWVTTRRTVTSELRAGDTR
- a CDS encoding ABC transporter ATP-binding protein; its protein translation is MTESSTGTTLGELERRAAARRDRPEYGHDALITCDRLVRIFSTDGVEVQALQGLDLLVREGELMALVGASGSGKSTLMNILAGLDEPTAGAAKVADCDLLAMSGKERLRYRREVVGFVWQQTARNLLPYLTAAQNVALPMQLRGHAKKKAERAESLLSLLDVADCRDRRPHQMSGGQQQRVAIAVALANEPSVLLADEPTGELDSRTAEEIFAAFRTANEELGTTVVIVTHDQAVATEVRRTVAIRDGRTSTEILRRTEVDATTGQESLVAREYAMLDRAGRLQLPADYTEALGMRERVLLELEPDHIGIWPDDTP